CCTTGAACTCATCCGTGTGCTGCCGGCGCTTCCTCGGTTGCTTCTTCTCGTTCGGTTCCATCTGACTCTTTCAAACGCTCGGAGTGTTCTCGAGAGTCCACGAAACCGGATCAAGTTCATTGAAGCGCCCCACCAACTCCGGTTGGCTGGGGCGCTGCCTTTTGCGGGCTACAGGCGCGTGGGCGTGGAAGCCCAAGAACACGCGGGAGTTTTCGACGGCCGCGCGGCCCAGGCTGCCCGGCCTCGAACCCGCGCGACGGCCCAGAGGCTGAATCTGCGGGCTCTGGGGCGCTCTGCGGGTGTTCTCGGGGAGGCCAGACGGAGAGCACTCAACGCCTGGAGAGCCCCGCAGAGCGGAGTTCGCTGAGCTGAGAAACCGAGAACGCAGGTCAACGCGGCCTGGGAAACGACGCCACGGTGAAGCCCCGCTAACCCACAATCAGCTCCGCCGTGAGCTGTCGTCCTCCGGGTCGACCTTCGACGTGAAGACCGTCGCCTTCAACAGCTGCTCCAGAGCGCGTCGGGCTTCGCCGGGATCCAGTGACCGCGCCGCGAAATCGCGACACAGCGAATCGGGATCCACAAAGCTGTCGTACTTCTCGCGCTGAGGGTGCGGCACCATGTCCCGCACTAATTGAGAGGCGTCCGGCAAAGGGCCAGTGGTCAAGTCGGCGAGGATACGGAGCGTGTGCTCGCGCGGCGAGTTGGCGACCTCGATGCAAACTGCATCGCGCGCCGCGCGAACACCGCGTGCGCGAAGCCAAAGGACCAGCGTGTCCATTCCGCGATTACCGCACCACGGGAATAGCAGCGTGCTCGCACCGACTTCCACGACGTTGCTCGTCCGAAGGCCCAGGCGCTCGAAGGATGCTCGTGCCTCCAGCAGTAGGCCCCGGGCTGCTGCGTCCAGGAAGATGGGGACCTCGCTCGACGAGTAGACCGCGCGCATCCGCTCTCGAATTTTGCCGTGCGTCGTTCCGCCCTCGCCGGTGAACTTTGGCGCGCGACCGCCTGGCGCGGGCACCACGTGAATGGTCTTGCGCTCGCCGTCGACGGCCTCCACGAGCCAGCGTCGACCGGCAAAGATGAGGTGCATTCCCTCGGCGACCGGCCGGTCTACCGGCAACGACCCAAGCTCCTCATCACGCGAGAGGAGCCGGTACTCCTCAGGCGTCTGGAACGCTGCGAAGAAGGTGTGGTGCTCCACGAGCTTCTCGCCCAAGCGGCCCGGCAGGAGATGTCCGCTCGCGCTCTGCTCGAGCAACTCATGTGAGGCCATCGCGCGGAGCAGCTGAGCGAAGTTTTTCGCGGTAAAGCCCCTGAACGGCCCTGAGGAACAGAGCAGCCGAAACAGCTCATCCGCCTTGGCTCCGCTGCGCTGCGCGATGATCGAAAGCACCTGCTGGACGAGTGTCGACACGTGGAGCCGGCCCGGCGTCGGCGGCTCGTACCAGTGCTCCAGCATGAGCTGCACCATCGCGATGGACTGCACGAGGGCCGTGCGCAATTGATCTTGCGGCGGGCTGTCGGGCTCAAGCTCCGGCTCTTCGATGTACATGCGGAGGATGGCCGGGTCGCCGCGTCTGCCCGATCTCCCCAGCCGCTGCCGCAGCCCCGCCACCGACGGCGGCACTCCGACTTGCGCGATGCTCACGACCGTTCCGATGTCGATGCCCATTTCGATCGTCGTGGTCGCGACCAGTGTGGTCGGAAGGCTCCCGTCCTTGATGCGCGCTTCTGCAGCTTCGCGCAGCTCGCGCGAGAGGCTACCGTGGTGCGGGAAAAACTCGTTTGGCACCCGGTTCTCCTCCGACAGTTCGCGAAGCTCATCGGCGAGGCTCTCAACGCGGCGACGGCTGTTGGCGAAGGCGAGGTGGTTGTGGCCTCGCAGGACGCCAAAAAGATCGCTGGCGACGCGAGTAACCTTGGGCGGCATGGAATCTGATTGGTCGGTAGCGTTCGGTCCGGGCTTCTTGTCGGTGTATCCGCGCAGCTGCAGCTTCACCTCCTGCGCGTTGCCGTCCTCAGATTGAATGATGAGGACGTGTTCGGCGCCGTCTGGCCGGAGAAACGCCGCAGCGAGCTGCATGTCTCCGAGCGTCGCGCTGAGCCCGATGCGAGGCACCTGCTGCTTCGCTAGCACCTCGATCCGGTGCAGGAGCGACTGGACCTGGCGGCCGCGCTCGGTCCCGATGAACGCGTGCGCCTCGTCGAGGACCACGTACTGCAGCGCGCCGAACAGGCGATGCACCACCTCGGCCTGTCGCACGAACAGCGCCTCGATAGACTCTGGGGTGATCAGCAGAACGCCATGAGGGTCGCGCAGGATGGCGTGTTTGGCACCTTGTCCGACGTCGCCGTGCCACCGATGCACGGGAATGTCGAGAAGCCGCCCGAGCGCCTCGAGCCTGCCATGCTGGTCATTGATAAGCGCCTTCAGCGGCGCGACGTAAAGCGCCTGCAGCCCGATCCTCTCGCCGGTAGCCGCCAACGCCGAGAAGATCGGGAGAAACGCCGCCTCAGTCTTTCCCGTGGCGGTAGCCGCGGCCAGGATGACATCGGTGTCACCGCGCAGAATCGGCTCGGCGGCACGCTCCTGGATGTCGCGGAGCTCGGTCCATTGCTGCTCCCAGATCCAGCGCCGGACGCGCGAATCCAGGAGGTCGAACGCAGCGGATGGCCTAGAGCTTGAAGGAGGCAAGGTCATCTACTGCCTGCTCCGGTCCGGTTTCTGCGCCCGCGTCTGACGTGCTGGCCGCTGCCAACGCATCGGGTTCTGAGTCTGGCGCGAGAGCGACCTGGCCCACGAGCGTCTTCCAGTCTGCGCCTGGGTTCTGCTCGAGCACGGCGAGCAGGTTCACGAAGCCCGTGATTGTGGACCGCGGCGTGCGGAAATATGCGTCGCCGAGCTGCTTTGAGCAGTGCCGCATGAATGCGTGCAGGCCATCGTCGGGCAACAGGTACTTCGATGGCTCTCCTGATGCGTAGACGTGCCGGAGGTTCCGCAGCAGAACGAAGATGTCCTCAGGGCTCAGGTTCGCGAGCCGCAGCACTGGACCTGAGAAGTCCACCAACCCCGACGCGGTGAAACGGTTCTCGGCAAGACGGCTTTGCAGCGCCTGGTAGCTGTAGAGGCCGCGCCTGCCATCCATTAGGAATTCGGGCGTTCCGCCGAAAAGAACGCCCACGCCAGAAGCGGTTCCTTGCAGCCCATCATTCAGGATGCGAAGGATTTGCTCGTAGTTCGCGTTCCGCGCCTGCGAGTGTGCGAGCTTGTAGAGATTCACGAGCTCGTCCATGCAGACCAAGAGCCCAGAGAAACCCGCGAGCCGAACGAATCGCGCCAGAAGCTTGAGCTGATCATAGAAGTTGCCGTCCTCTACGATCGTCCGGACGCCCAGCGCAGCGCGCGCGTCAGTCTTCGCGGTGAACTCTCCTCTCAGCCATCGGATGGCTTCGTTCTTCAACACGTCGTCGCCGCGGTCGTGACCACGCCAGTAGGCCTCGACGACCGTGGCGAAGTCGAAGCCGCCCACGAGCTCGGACAGAGAACCGAGGTGCTCACGGATGACGACGTCCGCGTTCACGCCGCGCGCCTGCGCATCCGACAGCGCGGTCGAGACGAAGCGCTCGACCACGGCGCCGATTGCGCCGCCTTCGGGCCGCGTGCGCGTGGCCATGTTGCGCATCAGCTCCGCGTACAGCGCGCGAGCCTGTCCACCCGTCGCGTGGAGGCGCCTGTCTGGCGTCAGGTCGGCGTGGACAGTGACCAGCTTCTTTTCGAGCGCGACCGAGCGAATGAGATGCAAGAAGAAGGTCTTGCCCGAACCGTATTCGCCTATCACGAATCGGACCGCAGACCCGCCGTCCGCAATCCGCTCGAGGTCATGAATGAGAGCCTTCAGCTCATGGACGCGACCAACCTGAATCAGTTGCTGACCGACGCGTGGCACCACGCCAGCTCGAAGGCTTTGCAGGAGGCCATCACGCTCCCTGGGACGAATTTGCGGAACAGCGGTCACGCGAGCATCTCCTTGGCAACGGCGAGGTCGATCGTCAGGGTTTCGCCAGGATCACACAGCAACGTTCCGCATGCCTCGACGGCCGCATCGTTTAGCAATTCGAGCGCGCCGTCAGGCATGACCCCGTGCTCCCTGGCCAGCGATTCGAACGACTCTCTCTGCCAGGTTTCGTTCTGAGCCAAGGCCTTGAGAAGGTTCAAGTGCTTCTGGTCGAGACCGCTGGCGGTCATGACATGCGCCATCGGCGGTGGGGTGGGACCCTCGACGTCATCGCCCGCGAAGATCTCGCCGAGGAGCGAGGCCACCTGCTCGGATTCGGCGAGCTTCTCCTCCACCGCTTGCATGTCTAGCGTGGAACCGAGAGCCGGGGGCATCTCCGGAATCGCGAAGCCGGGACTCTCGTGGCCCTTCGTCCGGACGGTAACCGGCTCCGACGCCGCGAGTGCGCCATGAAGCTCGCTGAAGGCCAGCTTCGGGTCGAGTTCCAACAAGCGGTAGATCTGTTCGACCATGCGGATCGTCTGGGGATTCGCATCGGATGCGCCTGCGAGCCTCGCGACGGAGCGGCCCATGGCGTTGCGCGCCGTCGCAGGCAACTCGCGCAACCTGCTCCGAAGCCCGCCCAGCTTCGGAGTCTCGGCTAGAAGCCATGCGCAGTGCGCCCGCAGCCGAGTGAGCGACTCGGGCGGGAGCGCGACCTGAGCGTCGCAGAACCTTGAGATTGCTTCGCGCTCGCGGTCTGTCACCACGCCGTCGGCACAGACCACCGCGCACGCGAGGCGGCCCAAAAGCGATGCGACGCGATATTTCGCGGTTGGCTTCGCGGAGGACCGCGTATCGATCCTGAAAAGGCAGACGTGCGCAGATTTGTCGAGCGCAGTACCGCCCCACCGCACGTCGGGTTCGACTCCAATGCCGCCGCCCTGCAGAGCCTGCAGAACTCGGAGAACCTGCTGCTTTGACCACGGCTGATCAGGAAGCGCCGACCACCGCTCCGTCCACTCGGCGCCTTCAACGACCACATACGTCTCCGACTGCCACCGCTGGGAGAGCCATTCTCGAAGTTCGCGCATCGATTCCTCGGCCGCACGCTCCGCAGCGTCTTCGGGCAAGAGCGCTATCGCCTCGGGCGATGAGCGGGACCGGTTCGGCTTCGAAAGCCAACGACTGTAGGCGCCGAGGTCCTCCGCACATCGTTCGGCCAGAAGAATGACCTTCTTCAGCGGGGCACCGACCGCGCCCACGTCCGGGACATCTGGCAGCGGCAGCGGAATGAGGTTTCCGAATCCTGCGCTCGCCGCGTGGTAGCTGTGCTGCAGTCGCCGCGCTGGAGGTTCGATCTCAAGGCCAGCCCCAAAATCCGCTCGGTATCGCTGAAGGAAAAGAGCCCGGAATTCGCTGGCGCATCGCTCCGCGGGCATCCCGAGCCTCGCGGTGCCCTCGTGGCACACCCATTCGAAGGCGAGCTCGCCAGGAAGCGGCTGTCGTTTCGCGAGTGCACGTCCAAGTTGCACCTCGAGACCCAAGGGCAGCGTTCGAGATCGCGTGCCGTCGAAGGGCGGGACGCTCTCCTTGTTCTCCAGCGCATCGAGCGCC
The nucleotide sequence above comes from Deltaproteobacteria bacterium. Encoded proteins:
- a CDS encoding DEAD/DEAH box helicase, whose amino-acid sequence is MTLPPSSSRPSAAFDLLDSRVRRWIWEQQWTELRDIQERAAEPILRGDTDVILAAATATGKTEAAFLPIFSALAATGERIGLQALYVAPLKALINDQHGRLEALGRLLDIPVHRWHGDVGQGAKHAILRDPHGVLLITPESIEALFVRQAEVVHRLFGALQYVVLDEAHAFIGTERGRQVQSLLHRIEVLAKQQVPRIGLSATLGDMQLAAAFLRPDGAEHVLIIQSEDGNAQEVKLQLRGYTDKKPGPNATDQSDSMPPKVTRVASDLFGVLRGHNHLAFANSRRRVESLADELRELSEENRVPNEFFPHHGSLSRELREAAEARIKDGSLPTTLVATTTIEMGIDIGTVVSIAQVGVPPSVAGLRQRLGRSGRRGDPAILRMYIEEPELEPDSPPQDQLRTALVQSIAMVQLMLEHWYEPPTPGRLHVSTLVQQVLSIIAQRSGAKADELFRLLCSSGPFRGFTAKNFAQLLRAMASHELLEQSASGHLLPGRLGEKLVEHHTFFAAFQTPEEYRLLSRDEELGSLPVDRPVAEGMHLIFAGRRWLVEAVDGERKTIHVVPAPGGRAPKFTGEGGTTHGKIRERMRAVYSSSEVPIFLDAAARGLLLEARASFERLGLRTSNVVEVGASTLLFPWCGNRGMDTLVLWLRARGVRAARDAVCIEVANSPREHTLRILADLTTGPLPDASQLVRDMVPHPQREKYDSFVDPDSLCRDFAARSLDPGEARRALEQLLKATVFTSKVDPEDDSSRRS
- a CDS encoding ATP-binding protein — translated: MTAVPQIRPRERDGLLQSLRAGVVPRVGQQLIQVGRVHELKALIHDLERIADGGSAVRFVIGEYGSGKTFFLHLIRSVALEKKLVTVHADLTPDRRLHATGGQARALYAELMRNMATRTRPEGGAIGAVVERFVSTALSDAQARGVNADVVIREHLGSLSELVGGFDFATVVEAYWRGHDRGDDVLKNEAIRWLRGEFTAKTDARAALGVRTIVEDGNFYDQLKLLARFVRLAGFSGLLVCMDELVNLYKLAHSQARNANYEQILRILNDGLQGTASGVGVLFGGTPEFLMDGRRGLYSYQALQSRLAENRFTASGLVDFSGPVLRLANLSPEDIFVLLRNLRHVYASGEPSKYLLPDDGLHAFMRHCSKQLGDAYFRTPRSTITGFVNLLAVLEQNPGADWKTLVGQVALAPDSEPDALAAASTSDAGAETGPEQAVDDLASFKL
- a CDS encoding TerB N-terminal domain-containing protein, which gives rise to MWLCVLVGVGLLVLVLSAKKKPSRELKGSRTPRTVRNDQRRSSAHVPVRSELQSDLPEVRVTVTFGNADEARELAAPAEARWIGTGTVTIVGRTISNALIYVGKGLPSASGHRLEPALVDPRLPVHAGGMESNEEPGYWPSYRSLTPRARGVFLDWLAGGRSDPNANLGLVFTFFYGLERRALHDVQHDRSARADLPVIRAEVERLRRLYGQSGSFEGYSSRFLEALDALENKESVPPFDGTRSRTLPLGLEVQLGRALAKRQPLPGELAFEWVCHEGTARLGMPAERCASEFRALFLQRYRADFGAGLEIEPPARRLQHSYHAASAGFGNLIPLPLPDVPDVGAVGAPLKKVILLAERCAEDLGAYSRWLSKPNRSRSSPEAIALLPEDAAERAAEESMRELREWLSQRWQSETYVVVEGAEWTERWSALPDQPWSKQQVLRVLQALQGGGIGVEPDVRWGGTALDKSAHVCLFRIDTRSSAKPTAKYRVASLLGRLACAVVCADGVVTDREREAISRFCDAQVALPPESLTRLRAHCAWLLAETPKLGGLRSRLRELPATARNAMGRSVARLAGASDANPQTIRMVEQIYRLLELDPKLAFSELHGALAASEPVTVRTKGHESPGFAIPEMPPALGSTLDMQAVEEKLAESEQVASLLGEIFAGDDVEGPTPPPMAHVMTASGLDQKHLNLLKALAQNETWQRESFESLAREHGVMPDGALELLNDAAVEACGTLLCDPGETLTIDLAVAKEMLA